One genomic window of Microbacterium testaceum StLB037 includes the following:
- a CDS encoding alpha-1,4-glucan--maltose-1-phosphate maltosyltransferase has product MATTTTLSPVRPWRSGASIPERTVKPTPTAKGVVTPRIPLALPHPSVPGGRFRPSAYVGEAVPFTVTAFREGHDRIGVHVRLFSPSGDESLHRLSPLNDGFDRWSTLVAPLEQGVWRFRFEAFADEFATWEHAADLKIAAGVDAPLMREIGAQLFDRARGEKKRPASDKDVLYDAARALRDPDTHDDVALEIVRSPEIAALFAARPVMSLVSVGRDTELLVERERAGVGAWYEFFPRSEGATRADDGTVVSGTFRTATDRLPAVADMGFDVLYLPPIHPIGESNRKGPNNTLVTAPGDPGSPWAIGGPAGGHDTVHPDLGTLEDFRAFVEAARGQGVEVALDLALQASPDHPWVTEHPEWFTTLPDGSIAYAENPPKKYQDIYPVNFDNDPEGIRAEVLRIVRHWIAQGVRIFRVDNPHTKPLQFWEWLIATVSAEEPDAVFLAEAFTRPAPLQGLAMAGFQQSYTYFTWRNTKEELEEFFSGLAHDTADFLRPNLFVNTPDILTEYLQFGGRPAYKIRAALAATAAPTYGVYAGYELYENVARPGSEENIDNEKYEYKFRDWAGAEAAGDSLAPYLRLLNKARREHPALLQLRNLDVHWSDDDAILVYSKHLDAALSPTGVSDTIIVVANVDPHSTRQTTVHLDTTVWGVEPGTPYEVEDLVTGQVWTWADHNFVRLDAFDEPVHILHVKEVR; this is encoded by the coding sequence GGTCCCCTTCACCGTCACCGCGTTCCGTGAGGGGCACGATCGCATCGGTGTGCACGTGCGCCTGTTCTCGCCGTCGGGCGACGAGTCGCTGCACCGCCTCAGCCCGCTGAACGACGGCTTCGATCGGTGGTCCACCCTCGTCGCGCCGCTCGAACAGGGCGTGTGGCGCTTCCGCTTCGAGGCGTTCGCCGACGAGTTCGCGACGTGGGAGCACGCCGCCGACCTCAAGATCGCCGCCGGCGTCGACGCACCCCTGATGCGCGAGATCGGGGCGCAGCTCTTCGATCGCGCGCGCGGGGAGAAGAAGCGCCCCGCGAGCGACAAGGACGTGCTCTACGACGCGGCCCGCGCCCTGCGCGACCCCGACACCCATGACGACGTCGCCCTCGAGATCGTCCGCAGCCCCGAGATCGCGGCCCTCTTCGCCGCCCGGCCCGTGATGAGCCTGGTGTCGGTCGGACGCGACACCGAGCTTCTCGTCGAGCGCGAGCGCGCCGGCGTCGGAGCGTGGTACGAGTTCTTCCCCCGCTCGGAGGGCGCGACGCGTGCCGACGACGGCACCGTGGTGAGCGGAACGTTCCGCACCGCGACCGATCGCCTGCCGGCCGTGGCCGACATGGGCTTCGACGTTCTCTATCTGCCTCCGATCCACCCCATCGGCGAGAGCAACCGCAAGGGCCCCAACAACACTCTCGTGACGGCCCCCGGCGACCCCGGGTCGCCGTGGGCGATCGGCGGTCCGGCCGGGGGTCACGACACCGTGCACCCCGACCTCGGTACCCTCGAGGACTTCCGTGCGTTCGTGGAGGCCGCACGCGGCCAGGGCGTCGAAGTCGCGCTCGACCTCGCTCTCCAGGCGTCGCCCGATCACCCGTGGGTCACCGAGCACCCCGAATGGTTCACGACGCTGCCCGACGGCTCGATCGCCTACGCCGAGAACCCGCCGAAGAAGTACCAGGACATCTACCCGGTCAACTTCGACAACGACCCCGAGGGCATCCGCGCCGAGGTGCTGCGCATCGTCCGGCACTGGATCGCGCAGGGCGTGCGCATCTTCCGCGTCGACAACCCTCACACCAAGCCCCTGCAGTTCTGGGAGTGGCTGATCGCCACCGTCAGCGCGGAAGAGCCCGACGCCGTCTTCCTCGCGGAGGCCTTCACCCGCCCCGCCCCGCTCCAGGGCTTGGCCATGGCCGGGTTCCAGCAGAGCTACACGTACTTCACGTGGCGGAACACGAAGGAAGAGCTCGAGGAGTTCTTCTCGGGCCTCGCTCACGACACGGCGGACTTCCTCCGTCCGAACCTCTTCGTGAACACCCCTGACATCCTCACCGAGTACCTCCAGTTCGGCGGTCGTCCCGCGTACAAGATCCGCGCCGCCCTCGCCGCCACCGCGGCACCGACGTACGGCGTCTACGCCGGGTACGAGCTGTACGAGAACGTGGCGCGACCCGGCTCCGAAGAGAACATCGACAACGAGAAGTACGAGTACAAGTTCCGCGACTGGGCCGGGGCTGAGGCAGCGGGCGATTCCCTCGCCCCCTACCTGCGTCTGCTCAACAAGGCGCGTCGCGAGCACCCCGCGCTCCTGCAGCTGCGCAACCTCGACGTGCACTGGAGCGACGACGACGCGATCCTCGTCTACTCCAAGCATCTCGACGCCGCCCTCTCCCCCACGGGCGTGAGCGACACGATCATCGTCGTCGCCAACGTCGACCCGCACTCGACGCGGCAGACCACCGTCCACCTGGACACGACGGTCTGGGGTGTCGAGCCCGGCACGCCCTACGAGGTCGAAGACCTCGTGACCGGGCAGGTCTGGACGTGGGCCGATCACAACTTCGTCCGCCTGGACGCGTTCGACGAACCCGTGCACATCCTGCACGTCAAGGAGGTCCGATGA
- the glgB gene encoding 1,4-alpha-glucan branching protein GlgB has product MSTLPPELLDAVAYGTHHDPHSVLGAHETAQGWVIRVRRPLAREVVAELPDGTTVDFAHVREGIWEASAPAHPGAYRVRSTYDDGVGHTADDAYRFAPSVGELDLHLIAEGRHEELWRVLGAHAREFDGVAGTAFTVWAPDARALRVIGDFNGWDGQGSAMRSMGSSGIWEIFLPGVGVGARYKFEILARSGAWLQKADPMARLAEVPPATASVVTDSDYTWSDDAWITERSNSAPIDRPMSIYELHIGSWKQGLSYRDAADEIIDYVGAQGFTHVEFLPLAEHPFGGSWGYQVSGYYAPTSRFGNPDDLRYLIDRLHQAGIGVIMDWVPGHFPKDEFALARFDGEALYEHPDPRRGEHKDWGTLIFDYGRNEVRNFLVANALYWFEEFHVDGLRVDAVASMLYLDYSRNDGEWAPNQFGGRENLEAIRFLQEVNATSYKRYPGIALIAEESTSFPGVTAPTSHAGLGFGFKWNMGWMNDSLQYIARDPMYRSHHEGELSFSFVYAFSENFILPISHDEVVHGKGSLFGRMPGDHWQKLANMRAFLAYMWGHPGKQLLFMGQEFGQMSEWSEGRGLDWWMLDQPSHAQLHDFVAELNRVYKDHAPLWSRDHDGAAFSRLGAPAWNPNVLAFARRDHHGNTVAVLCNFSGVPLGDFPIDLPEAGTWTEVLNSDAEAFGGSGQGNFGAVTTDARGSATLTLPPLGVLWLQHSAGA; this is encoded by the coding sequence ATGAGCACCCTTCCCCCCGAGCTCCTGGATGCCGTCGCCTACGGCACGCACCACGACCCTCACAGCGTCCTCGGCGCGCACGAGACCGCGCAGGGGTGGGTGATCCGCGTCCGTCGTCCCCTCGCGAGAGAGGTCGTGGCAGAACTGCCGGACGGGACGACCGTGGACTTCGCGCATGTGCGCGAGGGGATCTGGGAGGCATCCGCTCCCGCACACCCCGGCGCCTATCGCGTGCGCTCGACCTACGATGACGGCGTCGGTCACACCGCCGACGACGCCTACCGGTTCGCCCCCTCCGTGGGTGAGCTCGACCTGCATCTCATCGCGGAGGGGCGTCACGAGGAGCTGTGGCGCGTTCTGGGCGCACACGCGCGGGAGTTCGACGGCGTGGCCGGTACCGCGTTCACCGTCTGGGCTCCCGATGCCCGCGCCCTGCGCGTGATCGGCGACTTCAACGGCTGGGACGGCCAGGGCAGCGCGATGCGCTCCATGGGCTCCAGCGGCATCTGGGAGATCTTCCTCCCCGGTGTCGGTGTGGGCGCACGCTACAAGTTCGAGATCCTCGCCCGCAGCGGCGCGTGGCTGCAGAAGGCCGATCCGATGGCGCGTCTCGCCGAGGTGCCGCCCGCGACCGCATCCGTCGTGACCGACTCCGACTACACGTGGTCGGACGACGCGTGGATCACCGAACGCTCGAACTCCGCCCCGATCGACCGGCCGATGTCGATCTACGAGCTGCACATCGGCTCGTGGAAGCAGGGCCTGTCGTACCGGGATGCCGCCGACGAGATCATCGACTACGTCGGAGCCCAGGGCTTCACCCACGTCGAGTTCCTCCCGCTGGCGGAGCACCCCTTCGGTGGCTCGTGGGGGTACCAGGTCTCGGGCTACTACGCCCCCACCAGCCGATTCGGCAACCCCGACGACCTCCGCTACCTCATCGACCGTCTGCACCAGGCCGGCATCGGCGTGATCATGGACTGGGTCCCCGGGCACTTCCCCAAGGACGAGTTCGCCCTCGCCCGCTTCGACGGCGAGGCGCTCTACGAGCACCCGGATCCCCGCCGCGGCGAGCACAAGGACTGGGGCACGCTCATCTTCGACTACGGCCGCAACGAGGTGCGCAACTTCCTCGTCGCCAACGCGCTGTACTGGTTCGAGGAGTTCCACGTCGACGGCCTGCGCGTGGATGCCGTGGCATCCATGCTCTATCTCGATTACTCCCGCAACGACGGCGAGTGGGCCCCCAACCAGTTCGGTGGGCGCGAGAACCTCGAGGCGATCCGCTTCCTGCAGGAGGTCAACGCGACCTCGTACAAGCGTTACCCCGGTATCGCCCTGATCGCGGAGGAGTCGACGAGCTTCCCCGGCGTCACCGCTCCGACCTCGCACGCCGGCCTCGGCTTCGGTTTCAAGTGGAACATGGGGTGGATGAACGACTCGCTGCAGTACATCGCGCGAGACCCGATGTACCGCTCCCACCACGAGGGCGAACTGTCGTTCTCGTTCGTGTACGCGTTCAGCGAGAACTTCATCCTGCCGATCAGTCACGACGAGGTCGTGCACGGCAAGGGCAGTCTCTTCGGACGGATGCCGGGAGACCACTGGCAGAAGCTCGCCAACATGCGCGCGTTCCTGGCGTACATGTGGGGGCACCCGGGCAAGCAGCTGTTGTTCATGGGTCAGGAGTTCGGGCAGATGTCCGAGTGGTCCGAGGGCCGCGGCCTCGACTGGTGGATGCTGGACCAGCCGTCGCACGCGCAGCTGCACGACTTCGTCGCCGAACTCAACCGCGTGTACAAGGACCACGCGCCGCTGTGGTCGCGCGACCACGACGGAGCGGCCTTCTCGCGCCTGGGCGCGCCGGCGTGGAACCCCAACGTGCTCGCCTTCGCGCGCCGCGATCACCACGGCAACACCGTCGCCGTGCTGTGCAACTTCTCGGGCGTCCCCCTCGGCGACTTCCCCATCGACCTGCCCGAGGCGGGGACGTGGACCGAGGTCCTCAACAGCGACGCCGAGGCCTTCGGCGGCTCGGGTCAGGGCAACTTCGGCGCGGTCACGACGGACGCCCGCGGAAGCGCCACACTGACGCTGCCGCCCCTCGGAGTGTTGTGGCTTCAGCACTCCGCCGGCGCCTGA